From the genome of Agromyces intestinalis:
CCTGCCGCACGCATCGACCTCCGCGATGGTGTTCGCGGAGCTCGTCTTCGGGCGGTTTGGCTCAGAGTCTAGCCGAAACGCAACTTCACCAGCCTTCCAGCGACGCCTGAGAAGGCGCTGAATCGGCCGGGCGGATGCCTCGCGAAGGCCTCTACGGCAACGAGTCGAGCACGGTGGCGAGGCCCGCCTCGTGCACCGTGGCAGTGCTCTCGTTCGCCGCCGCCCTGACCTCGTCGGGGGCCTGCCCCATCGCGACCGCCCGCCCCGCGGCGCTCGCCCAGGTGAACATCTCGATGTCGTTGCGCCCGTCGCCCACGGCGATCACGCGGTCGAGCGGGTGGTCGAGCCATCCGCGCACCCGCTCGAGCGCGGTCGCCTTGTTGACGCCGTCGGGGGCGATGTCGAGCCAGGCCGTCCACCCGATCGCGTACGACACGTGGTGCAGGCCCATGCGATCGACGATGTCGAAGAACCCGTCGAGGTCGTGTTGGTCGCTGGTGACGACGACGCGCGTCGCACGCTGGTCGAGCAGTTCGTCGAAGACGACCTCGCGCGCGTTCTCGAGCGCCCAGTCGCCCATCGTCGCGGTGTAGAGCCGGAACCCGTCGGGGAGTTCGACCATGAAGTTGCCGGCCGGCAGCACACCGCGGATGCGTTCGAGCACGCCGGTCGGGTCGAAGGTCTCGACGTGCACGCGCTCGTATCCGCCCTCGACCGCGTCGTTGCGCGCGAGCGTGACGGCGCCGTTCGAACACACCACGTAGTCGGGGTTCAGCCCGAGCCGGCCGAGCACCGGTGAGGTGCCCGCCCACGACCGGCCGGTCGCGAGCGTCACGAAGTGGCCGCGATCACGCGCGGATGCGACGGCGTCGACGACGACGGCGTCGATCGACTCGTCTTCGTGCATGATCGTGCCGTCGACGTCGAGCGCGACGAACCACGGGTCGGAGTGCACGGCGTCGTCGGTGCTCATGCGATCGGCTCGAGCACCTCGAGCCCGCCGAGGTACCCGCGCAGGACCTCGGGCACCAGCACCGAACCATCCGCCCGCTGGTGGGTCTCGAGGATCGCGACCAGCCAGCGCGTCGTGGCCAGCGTGCCGTTCAGGGTCGCGACCGGCGAGGTCTTGCCACCATCGCCGCGGTGGCGGATGTCGAGTCGGCGCGCCTGGAACGTCGTGCAGTTCGACGTCGACGTGAGCTCGCGGTACGTGCCCTGCGTCGGCACCCACGCCTCGATGTCGAACTTGCGCGCGGCGCTCGAGCCGAGGTCGCCCGCGGCCGTGTCGATGACGCGGTACGCGAGCCCGAGGTCGCGCATCATGCCCTCCTGCCAGGCGAGCAGGCGCTGGTGCTCGGCCTCGGCGTCGGCCGGGTCGATGTACGAGAACATCTCGAGCTTGTCGAACTGGTGCACCCGGATGATGCCGCGCGTGTCCTTGCCGTGGCTGCCGGCCTCGCGCCGGTAGCAGGTCGACCAGCCGGCGTACCGGATCGGGCCGTTCGAGACATCCAGGATCTCGCCCTGGTGGTACCCGGCGAGCGCGACCTCGCTGGTGCCCACGAGGTAGAGCTCGTCGTCGGGCAGGTAGTAGACCTCTTCGGCGTGCGCGCCGAGGAACCCGGTGCCCTGCATGACCTCCGGCCGCACGAGCGTGGGCGTGATGAGCGGCGTGAACCCCGCGGCGATCGCGCGGTCGAGGCCCATGTTCATGAGCGCGAGCTGCAGTCGCGCGCCGACGCCCTTCAGGTACGAGAACCGCGCGCCGGAAACCTTCGCGCCGCGCGGCATGTCGATCGCGTCGAGCAGCTCGCCGAGTGCGAGGTGGTCGCGCGGCTCGAAGTCGAACACGGGCTTCTCGCCGACCTCGCGCAGCACGACGAAGTCGTCTTCGCCGCCGGCGGGGACGCCGTCGATGACCACGTTGCCGAGCTTCTGCACGGCGGCGGTCAACGCCGCCTCGGCGTCGGTCGCGCGCTGGTTTGCGGCCTTGACGTCGGCGGCGAGCTGCTGCGCCTGCGCGACGAGCGCCGGCTTGTCGTCTTTGGATGCCTGGGCCACCCGCTTGCCGAATGCGTTCTGCTCGGCGCGCAGGTTCTCGAATGCCGAGATCGCCGCGCGCCGCTCGGCGTCGGCCGCGACGGCGTCGTCGACGTGGGAGGTCGGTTCGCCGCGCAGCTCTTGCGAACGCTTGACCAGGTCTGGGTTCTCGCGAAGGAGCACGGGGTCGATCACCCTGCAAGTCTAGATGTCGTACGGTTGCAGCGTGGGCGGGGATGAGGGCGGTCGAGGGGTGGATGCCTCGGGCGGGGCGCGTGCGGCGATCGTCGCGAACCCGTCGAAGCAGGGGTACGACCGGTTGCGCGCGGCCGTCGAGGAGACCGAGCGACGGCAGGGCTTCGCGCCGAGCCTGTGGATCGACACGACCGTCGAGGATCCGGGCAAACGGCAGACCCGCGAAGCGCTCGCGCAGGGGGCCGATCTCGTGATCGCCGCGGGCGGCGACGGCACCGTCCGATCGGTCGCGGCGGGGCTGCGCGGCAGCGGGGTGCCGATGGGCATCGTGCCGCTCGGCACCGGCAACCTCTTCGCACGCAACATCGGGATTCCGGTCAACGATCTCGCCGACGCCGTCGTGCTCGCGTTCGTCGGCATCGACCGGACCGTCGACGTCCTCGTCAGCGACATCCGCCGAGCCGATGGCACCGAGGAGTCGCATTCGTCGCTCGTGATGGCGGGCGTCGGCATCGACGCGTCGATGATCGCGAACACGAACTCCGACCTGAAGAAGCGGGTCGGCTGGCTCGCGTACGTCGACGCCGGGCTGCGCGTGCTGCCCGCGTCGAAGCCGTTCCGGGTGAGGTACCGCATCGACCAGGGCCGGGTCCATCGGCCCCGGGCCTCGAGCATCCTGGTCGCGAACCTCGGCTACCTGCCGGGCAACATCGAGTTGATCCCCGACGCCGAGATCGACGACGGCCGTCTCGACGTCGTCGTGCTGCAGCCGCGGAACCTGCTCGGCTGGCTGTTCATCTGGCGGCGGGTGACGTGGGAGAACCCCGTGCTGCGCAAGACCGCCGTCGGGCGGCAGTTCCTCGACCTCACCGGGGGCGACCGGCGACGCGAGATCGTCTACGGGCGCGGGCGGTCGGTGTCCATCCGCATCGACGGCGACGCCGAGGAGTTCCAGATCGACGGCGACGAGTTCGGATCGGTGACGTCCGCCGACTTCCGGGTCGACCCCGGCGCGCTCATCGTGCGGGTGGCCGAATAGGCCGCAGGGTGTCGGCCACGTCGGCCGCGTGATCGGCGGCGCGCTGCGCGGCGCGTTCGACGGCCCGGTGCGACCAGCGCACGGCGAGCGCACGGCAGCCGATCACGAGCAGCCCGAACGCGGATGCGACGACGAGCGTGGCGGATGCCGGCACCGCGAGCGCCCACATGAACTGCTGCGTCTGCATCTGCGCGATCACCTCGGGAGTCGGCTCGCCCGACCAGTCCCAGACGATGCTGTTCGAGTCGGTGGCGATCGACGCCGATTGCTGCACCAGCAGGACGCCGACGACGAGGCACACCGCGAGTGCGATCAACGCGACCCGAGCGGCGGTGATCCGACCGGCGCGATGCGTGATCATGGGTCGACCTGCCGGCCCGGAGCCGCGGCATCCGCTGCCGTCGACGTCTCGCCCGCCCGGCGCGAGCCCGCCGCCTGACCGATGATCACCCAGCCGACCAGGCTCGCGACGATGCCGATCACGCCGATCTCGACCGCGCCCGGCGCGACCTGGCTGAGGATGAGCAGCGTCGCCTGGTCCATGCTCGAGATCGCCCCGGTGTACGGGTTCTGCTGCGTGATCGACTGCCAGTACGCGAGCGCGCCGACGACCACGAACACGACCGAGAGCCCGAGCACGAGCCATAGCCAGCGGGCGGTCACGCGCCGCACCGACTCGGGCGGCACCAGGTCGGATGCCTCGACCGGCACGCCGTTCGACGACGGCGCGAAGCCCGCGACCTGCACCTCGGGCAGCCCGGCCCCGCCCCGCGGCGCGAGCTGCGACTGTTCGCGGCCGCCACGGGGGTCGCGGGGGTCGCGGGGCTCGGAGGACTCGGGGGCGATGAGTTCGGCGAACAGGTCCTCGGCCCGCGCCGGAGCAGGATCGTGGGCGGGATCCTCGGCGGACTCCGGGGCGAGCCGCGCGGGTCGCGCCTGCTGCGGTGCCTGCCGGTGCGACGGCGGGTCGACGTGGGGCGGGGCATCCGCACCGCCCTCGGGCTCGACCCAGCCCCGCTGGAACCGCGGGTCGTAGCGCGGGTCGAAGTTCGGCTTCGTCTCGGTCATGCCGGCTCCTTCGTCGGGTGGCGACAGCCTAGCCGCGATGCACCCGCGCGCTCAGGGCCGCGGCAGTTCCAGCACGGCGTCGCGGACGTGCTCGAGCGAGCGGGCGAGGGCGCCGAGCGCGACCGCGCGCGTGCCGAGCGAGGTCGGCTCGATGCGCGGCGTCGACAGGCAGAGCGACGAGAGCGCGCGCCGCAGCGGCACGAGGAACGCGTCGCCGGCGAGCACCGCTTCGCCGGCCACGACGACGACCTCGGGGTCGACCGTGAGCGCCAGCGCCGCGACGCCCTCGGCGATGTCGCGGGCGAACACGGCGACGGCGCCGACCGCCGCCGGATCGGCCTCGGCCGCCCGTTCGAAGATCTGCTCGATGGCCAGGGGCGGGTCGAACGAGTCGGTCAGCCCCACGGGCGCCGACGCCCAGTCGACCGAGTCGAGCCCGCCGATCTCGCCCGCCGCGCCGTTCGCACCCCGGGTGAGCTCGCCGTTCACGATGAGCCCCGCGCCGATCTGCCGGCCGGCGAGCAGGAAGATCGCGTGTCGCGCGTCGCGCAGCCCGCCCCACTCGGCCTCGGCAAGGGTCGCGAGCTTCACGTCGTTGTCGAAGAAGGTCGCGTCCGACGGGAACGACGACGAGATGAGCGACGGGATGCCGGCGCGCAGCCAGCCGGGCACGACGACCGAGTACGCGATGACGCCATCGGGGCCGACGACCGCCGGCACCCCCACCGTCGTCGCGAGCACGCGGGTCGCCGATACCGCGTCGAGCGCCCGCTCGACGACCGCGCGGATCACCGCCCACGCCGTCGCCGCGTCACCGTGGTCGTCGTACCGCTCCTCCTCGGAGTGCACGACGGCGCCGGCGAGGTCGGAGATGAGGCAGGTCACGGCGTGAGGCCCGACATCCACGCCCATGAGCAGCCCGGCCGCCGCGTGGAACCGGAACCGGCGCGCCCGCCGGCCCGCCCGATTCGGCACCGCCTCGGGCGGCACCTCCTGCACCCAGCCCATCTGCACCAGCTCGGCGAGCGCGGCCTCGACGGTCGGCCGGGTCAGCCGCACCTCGCCCGCGAGATCCGCGACGGTGCGCGCCTCGTCGGAGCCGTGCAGCGCGGCGAGCACGTCGCGGGCGTTCATGCTCCGCAGGCCCGCGCCGCCGCTGCCGACCTGCCGGTTCATCCGGGTGCTCCTCCCCGCCCGCGCGACGGCGTGCCCTCCCATCTTGGCCCGTCCGTCGGTCACACGCGCGGCAGCTGCGCGACCAGTGCGGCGATGTTCGCCTCGCGCTCGGCGCGGGTCTCGGGCCGGCCCGGGATGCCGGGGCGACGCTGCCACGGGCGCGGCCCGTCGGCACGCCGGTACTCGACGCCCATCGCGTCCAGGCGGGCCAGGTGCGCGTCGAGCCGGCGCAGGAAGTCGGCCTCGTCGCCGCCCGAGCCCGACCAGAGCGCCTCGGCGATCGCCGCGAGCCGCGGGAAGGCGAAGAAGTCGACGGTGCGCGGCGAGTCCATGTACTCGCTCCACAGGTTGGCCTGCCCGCCGAGCACGTGGGCGGCCTCCTCGGGCGAGAGCCCCGGCGGCACGGGGTCGAACCGGAACGCGTCGACGACCGTGACCGGCACCGACACCGGGATCGGCTCGTCGGGGCCGTCGGACTGCCGGTAGTCGAGGTAGGCGACGTCGTCGGGGCAGGCGACCACGTCGTACCCGAGCCGCGCGGCGATCGTGATGCCCGCCGAGCCCCGCCACGACGCCACCACGACGTCGTGCGGCGGTTCGCCTTCGAGCAGCTCGTCCCAGCCGAACGCCCGCCGCCCGCGGGCCCGCAGGTGCTCGGCGAGCCGGCCCGTGAACCAGCCCTGCACCTCGCCCTCGTCGGCGAGGCCGAGCTCGCCCATGCGCTGCTGCACGCGTGCGCTCCCCCGCCAC
Proteins encoded in this window:
- a CDS encoding ROK family transcriptional regulator; the encoded protein is MNRQVGSGGAGLRSMNARDVLAALHGSDEARTVADLAGEVRLTRPTVEAALAELVQMGWVQEVPPEAVPNRAGRRARRFRFHAAAGLLMGVDVGPHAVTCLISDLAGAVVHSEEERYDDHGDAATAWAVIRAVVERALDAVSATRVLATTVGVPAVVGPDGVIAYSVVVPGWLRAGIPSLISSSFPSDATFFDNDVKLATLAEAEWGGLRDARHAIFLLAGRQIGAGLIVNGELTRGANGAAGEIGGLDSVDWASAPVGLTDSFDPPLAIEQIFERAAEADPAAVGAVAVFARDIAEGVAALALTVDPEVVVVAGEAVLAGDAFLVPLRRALSSLCLSTPRIEPTSLGTRAVALGALARSLEHVRDAVLELPRP
- the serS gene encoding serine--tRNA ligase, which encodes MIDPVLLRENPDLVKRSQELRGEPTSHVDDAVAADAERRAAISAFENLRAEQNAFGKRVAQASKDDKPALVAQAQQLAADVKAANQRATDAEAALTAAVQKLGNVVIDGVPAGGEDDFVVLREVGEKPVFDFEPRDHLALGELLDAIDMPRGAKVSGARFSYLKGVGARLQLALMNMGLDRAIAAGFTPLITPTLVRPEVMQGTGFLGAHAEEVYYLPDDELYLVGTSEVALAGYHQGEILDVSNGPIRYAGWSTCYRREAGSHGKDTRGIIRVHQFDKLEMFSYIDPADAEAEHQRLLAWQEGMMRDLGLAYRVIDTAAGDLGSSAARKFDIEAWVPTQGTYRELTSTSNCTTFQARRLDIRHRGDGGKTSPVATLNGTLATTRWLVAILETHQRADGSVLVPEVLRGYLGGLEVLEPIA
- a CDS encoding diacylglycerol/lipid kinase family protein; translation: MGGDEGGRGVDASGGARAAIVANPSKQGYDRLRAAVEETERRQGFAPSLWIDTTVEDPGKRQTREALAQGADLVIAAGGDGTVRSVAAGLRGSGVPMGIVPLGTGNLFARNIGIPVNDLADAVVLAFVGIDRTVDVLVSDIRRADGTEESHSSLVMAGVGIDASMIANTNSDLKKRVGWLAYVDAGLRVLPASKPFRVRYRIDQGRVHRPRASSILVANLGYLPGNIELIPDAEIDDGRLDVVVLQPRNLLGWLFIWRRVTWENPVLRKTAVGRQFLDLTGGDRRREIVYGRGRSVSIRIDGDAEEFQIDGDEFGSVTSADFRVDPGALIVRVAE
- a CDS encoding HAD family hydrolase; this translates as MSTDDAVHSDPWFVALDVDGTIMHEDESIDAVVVDAVASARDRGHFVTLATGRSWAGTSPVLGRLGLNPDYVVCSNGAVTLARNDAVEGGYERVHVETFDPTGVLERIRGVLPAGNFMVELPDGFRLYTATMGDWALENAREVVFDELLDQRATRVVVTSDQHDLDGFFDIVDRMGLHHVSYAIGWTAWLDIAPDGVNKATALERVRGWLDHPLDRVIAVGDGRNDIEMFTWASAAGRAVAMGQAPDEVRAAANESTATVHEAGLATVLDSLP